The following nucleotide sequence is from Candidatus Methylomirabilota bacterium.
GGTCGTCGCGCTCTTTGCGCACGCTGCGCGCGTCGGGCGGCGCGCGTGTCGGCACGGCCATTCTCGTGGTCGTCGGGATCTGTGCGATGGCGCCTCACCTGCTGGCGCCGTTCGATCCCGCCGAGCAGCGGCTGCTCGCCCGCTTCACCCCTCCTTTAAGTAGGGCCGCCGACGGCACGCTGGCCGTCCTGGGCACCGATCAGCTCGGCCGCGACATCCTGAGCCGCCTGATCTACGGGGCGAGAACCTCGAGTCTCATCGGGTTCGCGGCGGTGCTCCTGGCCGGCATCACGGGCACAACGCTCGGCCTCCTCGCCGGCGTGCGGGGCGGGGCGTCCGATCACACCGTCATGCGCCTGGCCGACATGCAGCTCGCCTTTCCGTTCATCCTGCTCGCCATCACGGTGATCGGCATCCTCGGGCCGAGCATCCGTAATCTGATCCTTGTGGTTGGCCTCAGCAACTGGGCCGCGTACGCGCGCGTGGTGCGGGCCGAGACGCTGGCCGTGCGCGAGCGGCCCTACGTGGAAGCCGCGCGGTCGCTCGGGCTTCCCGTGCCCCGCATCGTGGTTCGGCACATCCTGCCCAACGTGAGCGCCTCGCTCATGGTCGTGGCCACCTTCGGTATCGCCGGCGCGATTCTCACCGAGGCGGGGCTTTCCTTCCTCGGTCTCGGCGTGCCCGTCGCCATCCCGTCGTGGGGCGGCATGCTGGCCGAGGGTCGGCAATATGTCGACACGCGCTACTGGCTGGCGCTGTTCCCCGGCGCCGCGCTCTTCGTGACCGTGATGGCCATCAATCTCGTGGGAGATACTCTCCGCGACACGCTCGATCCCTATCTCTACTCGCGTCGAAGCCTGGAACAGCTCTGATGACCGGCCGACACCTGCCCGAAGGAGGGCCACGATGAACCGACAAGTCGCCATGGCGGGCGCAATGCTTCTGTGCCTCGCTCCCCTCACCCAGCCGGCCCATGCGCAGCCGAAGCCGGTCGTCGTCGTGCAGTCGGGGGAGGCGGCCACGCTCGACTGGCACATGCACTGCGACAAGAACGCGCACGAGCCCGATCGCCAGATCTTCGACACGCTGCTGCGCCGCAATCTCAAGACGCTCCAGCTCGAGGGCAACCTGGCCGAGTCGTGGCGCGTAGTCAACGAGACCACCTGGCAGTTCAAGCTCAAGCGCAACGTGAAGTTCCACAACGGCGAGCCCTTCGACGCCGCGGCGGTGAAGTTCAGCGTCGAGCGCATGCTCGACCCGAAGCAGGGCGCCCCCGGGCGCACCAGCATCGCCACCATCGACCACGTGGACGTGGTCGACCCGTACACGGTCAACGTCATCACCAAGGCGCCCTTCCCGCTTCTGGCCGTGCGGATGAGCCCGGGGCACTGCGGCACCGTGGGCATCGTGCCGCCCAAGTACATCGCCCAGGTGGGCGACGCCACCTTCGCGATCAAGCCGGTGGGCACGGGCCCGTACAAGTTCGTCGAGTGGGTCAAGGACGAGCGGCTGGTGCTGGAAGCCAACAAGGACTATCACCGCGGCGCGCCCGCGATCGAGCGGCTGATCTTCCGCCCCGTCCCCGAGCTGACGACACGCGTGGCGGCATTGCTCTCCGGCCAGGCCGACCTGGTGAGCGACATCCCGCCCGACCAGACGGGAAAGATCAAGTCCAGCAGTACCGCGCACGTGGAGATCAGCACGCTGGGCGGCTTCGTCATCATGGTGAAGATGACGAACTACCTGATGCCGGGCCCCTGGCAGGACGTGCGCGTGCGCAAGGCGATCAACCACGCCATCGACATGGACACGATCATCAAGACCGTGCTGGAAGGCTATGGCCAGGTGCTGGGCGTGCCGCTGGAGAAAGAAGCCTTCGGCTTCAATCCCAACATCAAGTGGTACGGCTACGATCCCGACCGCGCCAGGGCCCTGCTGCGCGAGGCCGGCCATGCCAACGGCTTCGAGATGACGCTGCACGCGCCCAACCGGCGCTACATGAACGACATCGAGGTGATGCAGGCCATGGCCCAGATGCTCACCAAGGTGGGCATCCGGGCCAAGGTGGAAGTCTGGGAGCAGAGCATCTACACGACCAAGTGGCGCAAGCGCGAGCTGCTCCCTGCCTACCTGGTGGCCTGGGGCGGCGCCGGCGTCTTCGACGGCGACCTGCTCACGAACTCGCTCAACTCCAAGTCCGCCCTGGCCATCTTCAAGAACGAGGCCCTCGACAAGATGCTGGAGGAGGCCCAGGC
It contains:
- a CDS encoding ABC transporter permease codes for the protein MRTLRASGGARVGTAILVVVGICAMAPHLLAPFDPAEQRLLARFTPPLSRAADGTLAVLGTDQLGRDILSRLIYGARTSSLIGFAAVLLAGITGTTLGLLAGVRGGASDHTVMRLADMQLAFPFILLAITVIGILGPSIRNLILVVGLSNWAAYARVVRAETLAVRERPYVEAARSLGLPVPRIVVRHILPNVSASLMVVATFGIAGAILTEAGLSFLGLGVPVAIPSWGGMLAEGRQYVDTRYWLALFPGAALFVTVMAINLVGDTLRDTLDPYLYSRRSLEQL
- a CDS encoding ABC transporter substrate-binding protein; this translates as MNRQVAMAGAMLLCLAPLTQPAHAQPKPVVVVQSGEAATLDWHMHCDKNAHEPDRQIFDTLLRRNLKTLQLEGNLAESWRVVNETTWQFKLKRNVKFHNGEPFDAAAVKFSVERMLDPKQGAPGRTSIATIDHVDVVDPYTVNVITKAPFPLLAVRMSPGHCGTVGIVPPKYIAQVGDATFAIKPVGTGPYKFVEWVKDERLVLEANKDYHRGAPAIERLIFRPVPELTTRVAALLSGQADLVSDIPPDQTGKIKSSSTAHVEISTLGGFVIMVKMTNYLMPGPWQDVRVRKAINHAIDMDTIIKTVLEGYGQVLGVPLEKEAFGFNPNIKWYGYDPDRARALLREAGHANGFEMTLHAPNRRYMNDIEVMQAMAQMLTKVGIRAKVEVWEQSIYTTKWRKRELLPAYLVAWGGAGVFDGDLLTNSLNSKSALAIFKNEALDKMLEEAQATNDPERRKAIYFKAQELIYEEAPIIKAYQQAHIFGVSNRLDWKPWIDNMLFLYDAKLK